The Streptomyces sp. NBC_01775 genome includes a region encoding these proteins:
- a CDS encoding DUF6230 family protein yields the protein MESLARGGTRWKRFAVVMVPSVAATAAIGVALSQGALAASFSVSGQQFKVTADKLDGQGFVQYGAIDTNKSGQKPVAVVGMNSAKIKNLCQSVVVPVPVFGDVSMKLTAGGNGGPRVEAKKLYIDADDLRTNATFNNIDIGVSVDKTTKGPGPHNGDKYMKDSFAQQAESVEFTDVKQRAWATTAGTFKLSGLHMAVKKGKSECY from the coding sequence ATGGAGTCCCTGGCTCGTGGCGGGACCAGATGGAAGCGGTTCGCCGTCGTCATGGTGCCGAGCGTGGCCGCAACGGCCGCGATCGGTGTCGCGCTCTCGCAGGGCGCGCTGGCGGCGTCGTTCAGCGTCTCCGGCCAGCAGTTCAAGGTGACCGCCGACAAGTTGGACGGGCAGGGCTTCGTCCAGTACGGCGCGATCGACACGAACAAGTCGGGCCAGAAGCCCGTCGCGGTCGTCGGTATGAACTCGGCGAAGATCAAGAATCTGTGCCAGTCCGTCGTCGTGCCGGTCCCGGTCTTCGGCGACGTGTCGATGAAGCTCACCGCGGGCGGCAACGGCGGCCCGCGCGTCGAGGCGAAGAAGCTCTACATCGACGCCGACGACCTGCGTACGAACGCGACGTTCAACAACATCGACATCGGCGTCTCGGTGGACAAGACCACCAAGGGCCCCGGTCCGCACAACGGCGACAAGTACATGAAGGACTCGTTCGCCCAGCAGGCGGAGAGCGTCGAATTCACCGACGTCAAGCAGCGCGCCTGGGCCACCACGGCCGGCACGTTCAAGCTCAGCGGCCTGCACATGGCCGTGAAAAAGGGCAAGAGCGAGTGCTACTGA
- a CDS encoding tetratricopeptide repeat protein — MQPRNMSMSGVVDLAAVKAAGEAKQKAEQARAQSAEGGGAPAPSSLVIDVDEASFEADVLQRSAEVPVVIDFWAEWCEPCKQLSPLLERITNQYAGRLLLAKIDVDQNQMLMQQFGVQGIPAVFAVVAGQALPLFQGAAPEEQIRGTFDQLVQVAEERFGITGLQGVQEEAADEAAEEPEAPEDPVLAAAQQALDSNDLAGAIQAYRNKLSDEPGNVEAKVGLAMAELLQRVQGLDVRQVRKDAADSPSDVAAQLKVADLDMAGGHVEDAFGRLVETVQRTAGEDREAARLRLLELFEVIGAEDPRVVAARGALARALF; from the coding sequence ATGCAGCCACGCAATATGTCCATGAGCGGAGTGGTCGACCTCGCCGCGGTGAAGGCGGCCGGAGAGGCCAAGCAGAAGGCGGAGCAGGCACGCGCCCAATCCGCCGAGGGAGGCGGCGCTCCGGCGCCGTCGAGCCTGGTGATCGATGTCGACGAGGCGAGCTTCGAGGCGGACGTCCTCCAGCGTTCCGCCGAGGTGCCGGTCGTCATCGACTTCTGGGCGGAGTGGTGTGAGCCGTGCAAGCAGCTCTCACCGCTTCTGGAGCGCATCACCAATCAGTACGCGGGCCGCCTGCTGCTGGCGAAGATCGATGTCGACCAGAATCAGATGCTGATGCAGCAGTTCGGCGTGCAGGGCATCCCGGCGGTCTTCGCCGTGGTGGCCGGGCAGGCCCTGCCGCTGTTCCAGGGCGCGGCCCCCGAGGAGCAGATCCGGGGCACCTTCGACCAGCTCGTGCAGGTCGCCGAGGAGCGCTTCGGTATCACGGGCCTCCAGGGAGTGCAGGAGGAGGCGGCCGACGAGGCGGCCGAGGAGCCCGAGGCGCCGGAGGACCCGGTGCTGGCTGCTGCCCAGCAGGCCCTGGACTCCAACGACTTGGCGGGCGCGATCCAGGCGTACCGCAACAAGCTGTCCGACGAGCCGGGGAATGTCGAGGCCAAGGTCGGACTGGCCATGGCCGAGCTGCTCCAGCGGGTCCAGGGGCTGGATGTGCGCCAGGTCCGCAAGGACGCCGCCGACAGCCCCTCGGACGTGGCGGCCCAGCTGAAGGTCGCGGACCTGGACATGGCGGGAGGCCACGTCGAGGACGCCTTCGGCCGCCTGGTCGAGACGGTGCAGCGCACGGCGGGTGAGGACAGGGAGGCGGCGCGACTGCGGCTGCTGGAGCTGTTCGAGGTGATCGGTGCCGAGGATCCCCGCGTCGTAGCCGCACGCGGAGCCCTCGCTCGCGCCCTGTTCTGA
- a CDS encoding TetR/AcrR family transcriptional regulator, whose protein sequence is MAAPPPQRRGRPRSAAADRAILDATRAALVEVGWSRLTMSEVAHRAGVAKTTLYRRWPAKNELVVDAVAVLFDELELPDRGSLRADVEGVVLSFAALLRRPETKTALMAVIAEATTDEALRGRIREAIVDRQKRLVLDGRSRAQARGELPPDGPDPEESCRVVDLIFDVIAGAVVHRSLVSDCPVDADWAAAFTTLLLEGLGAVPPRS, encoded by the coding sequence ATGGCCGCTCCCCCACCACAACGACGCGGGCGCCCCCGAAGTGCCGCCGCGGACCGCGCGATCCTCGACGCGACCCGGGCCGCGCTGGTCGAAGTGGGCTGGAGCAGACTGACGATGAGCGAGGTCGCCCACCGCGCCGGGGTCGCCAAGACCACCCTGTACCGCCGCTGGCCCGCCAAGAACGAGCTGGTCGTCGACGCGGTCGCCGTCCTGTTCGACGAGCTGGAGCTGCCCGACCGCGGCAGCCTGCGGGCCGATGTCGAGGGCGTCGTCCTCTCCTTCGCCGCGCTGCTGAGGCGCCCGGAGACGAAGACCGCGCTGATGGCCGTCATCGCGGAGGCGACCACGGACGAGGCGCTGCGCGGGCGCATCCGCGAGGCGATCGTCGACCGCCAGAAACGGCTGGTCCTCGACGGCCGCTCGCGGGCCCAGGCGCGCGGCGAACTCCCACCCGACGGCCCCGACCCCGAGGAGTCCTGCCGCGTCGTCGACCTCATCTTCGATGTGATCGCGGGCGCGGTGGTGCACCGGTCGCTGGTGAGCGACTGTCCGGTGGACGCGGACTGGGCCGCGGCCTTCACCACGCTCCTGCTGGAGGGGCTGGGGGCCGTTCCTCCCCGGAGCTGA
- a CDS encoding cupin domain-containing protein, whose amino-acid sequence MSTPDAPISRPLLRTPEEGELIDVAGVAHFFRLTAEHTEGRFSFEEFTLAPGTVGARPHVHHGHDEYFYVLEGELTLHNGEGEVTAGPGTLLAAVRGTPHGFRNAGHAPARALCLYTPAGYEGYFREVHKAVAAGAEVTDELLAEFRSRYRTTSAD is encoded by the coding sequence ATGAGCACCCCGGATGCACCGATATCCCGGCCCCTCCTGCGCACGCCCGAGGAGGGGGAACTGATCGATGTCGCAGGCGTCGCGCACTTCTTCCGGCTGACGGCCGAGCACACCGAAGGGCGCTTCTCCTTCGAGGAGTTCACCCTCGCCCCGGGCACCGTGGGCGCGCGCCCCCATGTCCACCACGGGCACGACGAGTACTTCTACGTCCTGGAGGGCGAGCTGACCCTCCACAACGGCGAGGGCGAGGTCACGGCGGGCCCCGGCACCCTGCTGGCCGCCGTGCGCGGCACCCCGCACGGCTTCCGCAACGCGGGCCACGCGCCCGCCCGCGCCCTGTGCCTCTACACCCCCGCGGGATACGAGGGCTACTTCCGTGAGGTGCACAAGGCGGTGGCGGCGGGCGCCGAGGTGACGGACGAACTGCTGGCGGAGTTCCGCAGCCGCTACCGCACCACGTCCGCCGACTGA
- a CDS encoding acyl-CoA mutase large subunit family protein, whose amino-acid sequence MDADAIAQGRLRWQERYDAARKRDADFTTLSGDPVEPVYGPRDGDTVEGFERIGWPGEFPYTRGLYPTGYRGRTWTIRQFAGFGNAEQTNERYKMILKAGGGGLSVAFDMPTLMGRDSDDPRSLGEVGHCGVAIDSAADMEVLFSGIPLGEVTTSMTISGPAVPVFCMYLVAAERQGVDPAVLNGTLQTDIFKEYIAQKEWLFQPEPHLRLIGDLMEHCANGIPAYKPLSVSGYHIREAGATAAQELAYTLADGFGYVELGLSRGLDVNTFAPGLSFFFDAHLDFFEEIAKFRAARRIWARWMRDVYGATSEKAQWLRFHTQTAGVSLTAQQPYNNVVRTAIEALSAVLGGTNSLHTNALDETLALPSEQAAEIALRTQQVLMEESGVTNVADPLGGSWYIEALTDRIEADAEKIFEQIKERGRRAVPDGQHPVGPITSGLLRGIEDGWFTGEIAESAFTYQRALEKDEKRVVGVNCHHGSVTGDLEILRVSHEVEREQVRALAGRKAGRDEAAVRRTLDAMVEAARSEANMIEPMLEAVRAEASLGEICGVLREEWGVYTEPPVF is encoded by the coding sequence ATGGATGCTGACGCCATTGCCCAAGGCCGCCTCCGCTGGCAGGAGCGCTACGACGCCGCCCGTAAGCGGGACGCGGATTTCACCACGCTCAGTGGCGACCCCGTCGAGCCCGTGTACGGGCCCAGGGACGGAGACACTGTAGAAGGGTTCGAGCGCATCGGCTGGCCCGGTGAGTTCCCGTACACCCGCGGGCTCTACCCCACCGGATACCGGGGCAGGACCTGGACCATCCGCCAGTTCGCCGGGTTCGGCAACGCCGAGCAGACGAACGAGCGGTACAAGATGATCCTCAAGGCCGGCGGCGGCGGGCTGTCCGTCGCCTTCGACATGCCGACGCTGATGGGACGGGACTCGGACGACCCCCGCTCGCTGGGCGAGGTCGGCCACTGCGGCGTCGCCATCGACTCCGCAGCCGACATGGAGGTGCTCTTCTCCGGCATCCCGCTCGGCGAGGTCACCACCTCGATGACGATCTCCGGGCCCGCCGTGCCCGTCTTCTGCATGTACCTGGTCGCCGCCGAGCGGCAGGGCGTCGACCCGGCCGTGCTCAACGGCACGCTCCAGACGGACATCTTCAAGGAGTACATCGCGCAGAAGGAGTGGCTCTTCCAGCCCGAGCCCCATCTGCGGCTGATCGGCGACCTGATGGAGCACTGCGCCAACGGCATCCCGGCCTACAAGCCGCTGTCGGTGTCCGGGTACCACATCAGGGAGGCCGGCGCGACGGCCGCGCAGGAGCTGGCGTACACGCTCGCCGACGGCTTCGGCTACGTCGAGCTGGGCCTCTCGCGCGGGCTCGATGTGAACACCTTCGCGCCGGGGCTGTCCTTCTTCTTCGACGCGCACCTCGACTTCTTCGAGGAGATCGCCAAGTTCCGTGCCGCGCGCCGCATCTGGGCCCGCTGGATGCGCGACGTGTACGGCGCGACGAGCGAGAAGGCGCAGTGGCTGCGCTTCCACACCCAGACGGCCGGGGTATCGCTGACCGCGCAGCAGCCCTACAACAACGTGGTGCGCACCGCCATAGAGGCCCTGTCCGCCGTCCTCGGCGGCACCAACTCGCTGCACACCAACGCGCTGGACGAGACCCTCGCGCTGCCCAGCGAACAGGCCGCCGAGATCGCGCTGCGCACCCAGCAGGTGCTGATGGAGGAGAGCGGCGTCACCAACGTCGCGGACCCGCTGGGCGGTTCGTGGTACATCGAGGCGCTGACCGACCGCATCGAGGCCGACGCCGAGAAGATCTTCGAACAGATAAAGGAACGGGGCCGCCGCGCCGTGCCCGACGGGCAACACCCTGTCGGGCCCATCACCTCCGGCCTCCTGCGGGGGATCGAGGACGGCTGGTTCACCGGCGAGATCGCCGAGTCCGCCTTCACCTACCAGCGGGCGCTGGAGAAGGACGAGAAGAGGGTGGTCGGCGTCAACTGCCACCACGGCTCGGTCACCGGAGACCTGGAGATCCTCCGGGTCAGCCACGAGGTGGAGCGCGAGCAGGTGCGGGCGCTGGCCGGCCGCAAGGCCGGGCGGGACGAGGCCGCCGTGCGGCGCACGCTGGACGCGATGGTCGAGGCGGCCAGGAGCGAGGCCAACATGATCGAGCCGATGCTGGAGGCCGTGCGCGCCGAGGCGAGCCTCGGCGAGATCTGCGGGGTCCTGCGCGAGGAGTGGGGGGTCTACACGGAGCCGCCGGTCTTCTGA
- a CDS encoding DUF3817 domain-containing protein, with the protein MKRSVLTRYRVMAYITAVLLVLLCLGMIGKYGLHMDGADGFTSAVGIAHGWLYILYLIFAFDLGQKAKWPLGKQIWVLLAGTVPTAAFFVERKVTREVSPLVKEEGAAPVGA; encoded by the coding sequence ATGAAACGAAGCGTGCTGACCCGCTACCGCGTCATGGCCTACATCACCGCCGTACTCCTCGTACTGCTGTGTCTCGGCATGATCGGCAAGTACGGGCTGCATATGGACGGCGCGGACGGCTTCACCAGCGCGGTCGGCATCGCGCACGGCTGGCTCTACATCCTCTACCTGATCTTCGCTTTCGACCTGGGCCAGAAGGCGAAGTGGCCCCTCGGCAAGCAGATCTGGGTGCTGCTGGCGGGCACCGTGCCCACGGCGGCGTTCTTCGTGGAGCGCAAGGTCACGCGCGAGGTCTCCCCGCTGGTCAAGGAGGAAGGCGCGGCGCCGGTCGGCGCCTGA
- a CDS encoding MarR family winged helix-turn-helix transcriptional regulator: protein MSKPLSLSFDPIARADEHWKQRWGSVPSMAAITSIMRAQQILLAEVDAVVKPYGLTFARYEALVLLTFSKAGELPMSKIGERLMVHPTSVTNTVDRLQSAGFVEKRPNPNDGRGTLAAITPKGREVCEAATEDLMAMEFGLGAYDAEELNEIFALLRPLRVAAEDFAEPPAR from the coding sequence GTGTCGAAGCCGCTCAGTCTGTCGTTCGATCCCATCGCCCGCGCCGACGAACACTGGAAGCAGCGATGGGGGTCCGTGCCGTCGATGGCCGCGATCACGTCCATCATGCGGGCCCAGCAGATCCTGCTTGCCGAGGTCGACGCCGTGGTCAAGCCCTACGGGCTGACGTTCGCGCGGTACGAGGCCCTGGTGCTGCTCACCTTCTCCAAGGCGGGCGAGCTGCCGATGTCGAAGATCGGCGAGCGCCTGATGGTCCACCCGACGTCGGTGACCAACACCGTCGACCGGCTCCAGTCGGCGGGCTTCGTGGAGAAGCGGCCCAACCCCAACGACGGCCGGGGCACGCTCGCCGCGATCACGCCCAAGGGGCGCGAGGTGTGCGAGGCGGCCACCGAGGACCTGATGGCGATGGAGTTCGGGCTCGGTGCCTATGACGCCGAGGAGCTGAACGAGATCTTCGCGCTGCTGCGCCCGCTGCGGGTGGCGGCCGAGGACTTCGCGGAGCCCCCGGCCCGCTGA
- a CDS encoding MTH1187 family thiamine-binding protein, which produces MIVAFSVTPLGVGEDVGEYVADAVRVVRESGLPHRTDAMFTSLEGEWEECMDVVRRAVAAVEARAPRVSLVLKADIRPGVTDGLTAKVETVDRYLTEG; this is translated from the coding sequence ATGATCGTCGCCTTCTCCGTCACCCCGCTGGGCGTCGGCGAGGACGTCGGTGAGTACGTCGCCGACGCCGTGCGCGTGGTCCGCGAATCGGGGCTGCCGCACCGCACGGACGCCATGTTCACCTCGCTGGAAGGCGAGTGGGAGGAGTGCATGGACGTGGTGCGGCGTGCCGTGGCCGCCGTGGAGGCGCGGGCGCCCCGCGTCTCGCTCGTCCTCAAGGCCGACATCAGGCCCGGCGTCACCGACGGCCTCACCGCGAAGGTCGAGACCGTCGACCGCTACCTGACCGAGGGCTGA
- a CDS encoding DUF3817 domain-containing protein produces the protein MAILETPSGLPPKAVSALRRLRLTSVPEAISWLILIVCSVAKNATDASWGEGSVKVMGPVHGVLFILYVIFWADAWHRNKWPGGRAALYFVLSIVPAGGFFAERMLRKEEEAGVIAMRARREQEGNVAAS, from the coding sequence GTGGCCATACTGGAAACACCTAGCGGCCTGCCGCCCAAGGCGGTCTCCGCCCTGCGCCGTCTGCGTCTGACCTCCGTCCCCGAGGCGATCTCCTGGCTCATCCTGATCGTCTGCTCCGTCGCGAAGAACGCGACCGACGCGAGCTGGGGAGAGGGGTCCGTGAAGGTGATGGGACCCGTCCACGGCGTCCTCTTCATCCTTTACGTGATCTTCTGGGCCGACGCCTGGCACCGGAACAAGTGGCCGGGTGGCCGCGCGGCGCTCTACTTCGTGCTGTCGATCGTCCCGGCCGGCGGCTTCTTCGCCGAGAGGATGCTGCGCAAGGAGGAAGAGGCGGGCGTCATCGCGATGCGCGCCCGCAGGGAGCAGGAAGGGAACGTCGCCGCCTCATGA
- a CDS encoding AIM24 family protein, with product MAQFQLHGTKVLAVTLSGGDAVKAKNGSMVAYEGEMSFKKMGGGGEGMRGMVTRRLTGEQMTVMEVKGQGVCYFADRASDISLVRLNGEKLHVEASNLLCVDGGLRTGTTFTGLRGASQGNGLFTTSVEGTGQAAVMSAGPAVLLRVTQNTPLQVDPGAYIAHQGNLRQSFQSGVNFRTLMGEGSGESFQVRFEGEGLVYVQPSERNTLGGEV from the coding sequence GTGGCACAGTTCCAACTCCACGGCACCAAGGTGCTGGCCGTCACGCTCAGCGGCGGCGACGCGGTCAAGGCGAAGAACGGCTCCATGGTCGCCTACGAGGGCGAGATGTCGTTCAAAAAGATGGGCGGCGGCGGCGAGGGCATGCGCGGCATGGTCACCCGCCGGCTCACGGGCGAGCAGATGACGGTGATGGAGGTGAAGGGGCAGGGGGTCTGCTATTTCGCCGACCGCGCCAGCGACATCAGTCTGGTCCGGCTCAACGGCGAGAAACTGCACGTCGAGGCGAGCAATCTGCTGTGCGTGGACGGCGGCCTGCGCACCGGGACGACGTTCACAGGGCTGCGCGGCGCCTCGCAGGGCAACGGCCTGTTCACCACCTCGGTCGAGGGCACCGGGCAGGCGGCCGTCATGTCGGCCGGGCCCGCCGTGCTGCTGCGGGTGACGCAGAACACCCCGCTCCAGGTCGACCCCGGCGCCTACATCGCCCACCAGGGCAATCTGCGGCAGAGCTTCCAGTCGGGCGTCAACTTCCGCACGCTGATGGGCGAGGGCTCCGGCGAATCCTTCCAGGTCCGCTTCGAGGGCGAGGGACTGGTCTACGTACAGCCGAGCGAGCGGAACACGCTGGGAGGCGAGGTCTGA
- a CDS encoding AIM24 family protein: MPFREISKKLVEAQVVPGQRMFSQRGAMVGYKGEVSFKPNMQGGQGGLMSMIGRRVAGEATPLMSVEGNGTVMFGHGGHHVEVIDLDGDTLCVEADRLLAFDGSLQQGTLFLGKDGGVMGMVRGQVSGQGLFTTTLTGKGSVAVMAHGGILQLPLTPGRPVHVDPQAYVAHFGDVRNKLSSALGWRDMVGRGSGEAFQLELSGNGAVFVQASEEKL, translated from the coding sequence ATGCCGTTCCGGGAGATCTCCAAGAAGCTGGTCGAGGCCCAGGTGGTGCCGGGTCAGCGGATGTTCAGCCAGCGCGGCGCGATGGTCGGCTACAAGGGCGAGGTGAGCTTCAAGCCCAACATGCAAGGCGGCCAGGGCGGCCTGATGTCCATGATCGGACGCCGGGTCGCGGGCGAGGCCACCCCGCTGATGAGCGTCGAGGGCAACGGCACGGTGATGTTCGGGCACGGCGGTCACCACGTCGAGGTGATCGACCTGGACGGCGACACCCTCTGCGTCGAGGCCGACCGCCTCCTCGCCTTCGACGGCAGCCTCCAGCAGGGCACCCTCTTCCTGGGCAAGGACGGCGGGGTCATGGGCATGGTGCGCGGCCAGGTCTCCGGGCAGGGGCTGTTCACCACGACCCTCACCGGCAAGGGCTCGGTCGCCGTCATGGCGCACGGCGGCATCCTCCAGCTCCCCCTCACCCCCGGCCGCCCGGTCCACGTCGACCCCCAGGCATACGTCGCGCACTTCGGCGACGTCCGCAACAAGCTGTCCTCGGCCCTCGGCTGGCGCGACATGGTCGGCCGCGGCTCGGGCGAGGCGTTCCAGCTCGAACTGTCCGGGAACGGGGCAGTTTTCGTCCAGGCCAGCGAGGAGAAGCTGTGA
- a CDS encoding AIM24 family protein: protein MTTDAPRIFDVTTLPSNDNVNPYAFSVDLNGQWFLQKGKMIAYYGQIDFQGIGHGRLDRLIASSFHSPLHASDWVVAEGHGKLLLADRAFDVNSYDLDEGNLTVRSGNLLAFEPSLSLKQSIIPGFLTLIGTGKFVAASNGEVHFVEPPVRVDPQALVGWADCPSPCHHYDHEYLKGVMGGIRALTGMGGTSGEEHQFEFVGAGTVLIQSTEVLMAEQDTGAVPNQAGVPGGGQGGQGHGGQQTPQLPGQLGSLQRRFGL from the coding sequence GTGACCACCGACGCCCCCCGGATCTTCGACGTCACGACGCTTCCGTCGAACGACAACGTCAACCCGTACGCCTTCAGCGTGGACCTCAACGGCCAGTGGTTCCTCCAGAAGGGCAAGATGATCGCCTATTACGGGCAGATCGACTTCCAGGGGATCGGCCACGGCCGGCTGGACCGGCTGATCGCCTCCAGCTTCCACTCCCCGCTGCACGCCTCGGACTGGGTGGTCGCCGAGGGCCACGGCAAGCTGCTGCTCGCCGACCGCGCCTTCGACGTCAACTCCTACGACCTGGACGAGGGCAACCTGACCGTCCGCTCCGGCAACCTCCTCGCCTTCGAGCCGTCGCTCTCGCTGAAGCAGTCGATCATCCCCGGCTTTCTGACGCTGATCGGTACGGGGAAGTTCGTGGCCGCCTCCAACGGCGAGGTGCACTTCGTGGAGCCCCCGGTACGGGTCGACCCGCAGGCCCTGGTCGGCTGGGCGGACTGCCCCTCGCCCTGCCACCACTACGACCACGAGTACCTCAAGGGCGTGATGGGCGGCATCCGCGCGCTGACGGGCATGGGCGGTACCTCCGGCGAGGAGCACCAGTTCGAGTTCGTGGGCGCGGGCACCGTTCTGATCCAGTCGACCGAGGTGCTGATGGCCGAGCAGGATACGGGCGCCGTACCGAACCAGGCGGGCGTGCCGGGCGGTGGGCAGGGGGGCCAGGGGCACGGCGGACAGCAGACTCCGCAGTTGCCCGGTCAGCTCGGCAGCCTCCAGCGCCGGTTCGGACTCTGA
- a CDS encoding MarR family winged helix-turn-helix transcriptional regulator, translating into MDTDNGTRWLTEDEQRAWRIHLDVSRLLSYQMERDLQPFGLTLNDYEILVNLSESADRRLRMSDLASATLQSKSRLSHQITRMEKAELVRRESCESDKRGLFAVLTEHGWQTLREVAPHHVASVRRHFIDRVDPGDLSHLESTLRPVAEKLRTERGRL; encoded by the coding sequence ATGGACACCGATAACGGCACCCGTTGGCTGACGGAGGACGAGCAGCGCGCGTGGCGTATCCACCTGGACGTCAGCAGGCTGCTCAGCTACCAGATGGAGCGCGACCTTCAGCCCTTCGGACTGACCCTCAACGACTACGAGATCCTCGTGAACCTCTCGGAGTCGGCGGACCGTCGCCTGCGGATGAGCGACCTCGCCTCGGCGACGCTCCAGTCCAAGAGCCGCCTGTCCCACCAGATCACCCGTATGGAGAAGGCGGAGCTGGTCCGGCGCGAGAGCTGTGAGTCCGACAAGCGCGGCCTGTTCGCCGTGCTGACCGAGCACGGCTGGCAAACCCTGCGCGAGGTGGCCCCCCACCATGTGGCCTCGGTCCGCCGCCACTTCATCGACCGGGTGGACCCGGGCGATCTGTCCCACCTGGAGTCGACCCTGCGGCCGGTCGCCGAGAAGCTCAGGACAGAGCGGGGGCGGCTCTGA
- a CDS encoding sensor histidine kinase, which translates to MRKGSVRSRAALGATLVVALALVAAGFFVVATLRDGLADTAKLTAQNAASATAAQVGDVPDSEVRNVDGLDGDEPAQVVNADGKVLGASDPLERRPAMADFARPDKHDRPDKSDEDDSDEDSREDVDGDEESKVLALPVDDDGEVTYDKEDVVGTQEFRVVGVQSFTGDGTPVTVYSGASLGAQREAVSTVTRSMLFGLPVLLIVVAGVTWLVTRRALRPVEGIRQEMSAITASTDLSRRVPEPDSRDEVARLARTTNETLAALEGSVERQRRFVADASHELRSPVASLRTQLEVAAAHPELLDLDGAVEDTVRLQNLAADLLLLARLDAGERPTQARVSLAALVREEVAQRAADPHPVRVEGALADGEVRGSKGQLARVLGNLLDNAQRHAGSEVRVSVMAEGGGLALVVADDGEGVPEGERERIFERFVRLDGARSRDEGGAGLGLAIARDVAVRHGGSLTEEGASGAGARFVLRLPLAAEG; encoded by the coding sequence GTGCGTAAGGGATCCGTACGCTCCCGGGCCGCGCTCGGCGCGACCCTCGTGGTGGCCCTCGCGCTGGTCGCCGCCGGGTTCTTCGTCGTCGCCACCTTGCGTGACGGGCTCGCCGATACGGCGAAGCTGACCGCCCAGAACGCGGCGAGCGCGACAGCCGCACAGGTCGGCGACGTGCCCGACAGCGAGGTCCGGAACGTGGACGGGCTGGACGGCGACGAGCCCGCGCAGGTCGTCAATGCCGACGGCAAGGTCCTCGGCGCCAGCGACCCCCTGGAGCGGCGGCCCGCGATGGCCGATTTCGCGCGGCCGGACAAGCACGACAGGCCCGACAAGTCCGATGAGGACGACTCCGACGAGGACAGCCGGGAGGACGTCGACGGGGACGAGGAGAGCAAGGTCCTCGCCCTCCCCGTGGACGACGACGGCGAGGTCACCTACGACAAGGAAGACGTCGTCGGCACCCAGGAGTTCCGCGTCGTCGGCGTCCAGAGCTTCACCGGCGACGGGACGCCCGTCACCGTCTACTCCGGCGCCTCCCTCGGCGCCCAGCGGGAGGCCGTCTCCACCGTCACCCGTTCCATGCTGTTCGGGCTGCCCGTGCTGCTGATCGTCGTCGCCGGGGTCACCTGGCTGGTCACGCGGCGGGCGCTGCGGCCCGTCGAGGGCATCCGGCAGGAGATGAGCGCCATCACCGCCAGCACCGACCTCTCCCGCCGGGTGCCCGAGCCGGACTCGCGCGACGAGGTCGCCCGCCTGGCCCGTACGACCAACGAGACGCTCGCCGCGCTCGAAGGGTCCGTCGAGCGCCAGCGGCGGTTCGTCGCCGACGCCTCGCACGAGCTGCGCAGCCCTGTCGCCTCGCTGCGCACCCAGCTGGAGGTGGCCGCCGCGCACCCCGAACTGCTCGACCTGGACGGCGCGGTGGAGGACACCGTCCGCCTCCAGAACCTCGCGGCGGATCTGCTGCTGCTCGCCCGGCTCGACGCGGGGGAGCGGCCCACCCAGGCGCGGGTGTCATTGGCCGCGCTGGTGCGGGAGGAAGTGGCGCAGCGGGCCGCGGACCCGCACCCGGTACGGGTCGAGGGAGCGCTCGCGGACGGCGAGGTGCGGGGGTCCAAGGGACAGTTGGCCCGGGTGCTGGGCAACCTGCTGGACAACGCGCAGCGGCACGCGGGCAGTGAGGTGCGGGTCTCCGTCATGGCGGAGGGCGGGGGTCTCGCGCTTGTCGTCGCCGACGACGGGGAGGGGGTGCCCGAGGGGGAGCGGGAGCGCATCTTCGAGCGGTTCGTCCGGCTGGACGGGGCGCGGAGCCGGGATGAGGGCGGCGCGGGGCTGGGGCTCGCCATCGCCCGTGATGTTGCCGTCCGGCATGGCGGCTCGCTGACGGAAGAGGGCGCGTCTGGGGCGGGGGCCCGCTTTGTGCTGCGGCTGCCGTTGGCGGCCGAGGGGTGA